The genomic DNA cctaaccctaaccctaaccctaaccctaaccctaaccctaaccctaaccctaaccctaaccctaaccctaaccctaaccctaaccctaaccctaaccctaaccctaaccctacaGGTCTATAAACTCTgctagatatatatatagtagataattCTTAAGCAGGCCTTCCTCCGCACCTATTTCATCCTACTATACCTAAGCATTTATATATTTTAGTCATATAGTATAGGCAATAAGCTCCAAACCTAGGCCAGCATGTATCTAGATTTTATAGAGTACTACTATAGACAGCTGCTATAAAATAGATAGGTTATCTAGATAACTAAGGTTAAGCAGCTCCCTCTTTACGGCTAGGAGTGGGTAATATATCCTTACAGTCTAGATGTTGAGCTCTTATCCATCCCTCTAGACCTAGATGCCTAGCTGGCAGAGATAGTAGAGCTGTCTATTCCCTATAGCCTAGATCTCCCCCTACTAGTTATTAGGGTGCGTCCTAGTCCTATTCAGAAGCACCTATTAATAGTAAAACCATATTACTACTATCTCTAATCATTCTTATATACACAGAATTTATTACTTTTCTAGGTTTATACTAATCTAAAATAGCTAGCAGAGCATCTTACTTTCTATATACAGGCACTTATAGTAGCTCAGCAGTAGTATATCTAATAGTTAAATATCCTATAGTTTATGCAGTCATAGCAGTTATATTCCTAGTCTAAGACctttaatatactagtaatattaaaTACAGGCCTGTCTACCACAGACTTTAAGGCTAACTTAGATCTAaataatatctagattaagcAGAAGTAGCTtatataataactaaggcAGATATAATAGcaagtataagttatataatataagacCACACAGCTCCTCTAATATAAGTAATTTATATACTAGTTCCACTAGCATGCTTAACAGGCCTAGCcatagataataatatttactAAATAGGAAGCTGGGATAGTATATTTCTATAAGGTATAATAGTAGTAGCAAGAAGCATAGTAATAACTAGAGTGTATCTCTCAGCAAAtaatataagatattagTTAGCTCTAATAAGAATTAGGTCTAGTAgaataagttaaataagttaaatacattaaataagttaaataagttaaataagttaaataagttaaataagttaaatatattaagtaagctaaatatattaatctagtttatctagtctAATTATAGAGCTTCAcagtttatctagtttatctagtttatcccGTTTGTCCAGTCCGTCCTGTTTGTCTAGTTTATCCAGTTCATCTAGTTCATCCAGTTTGTCTAGTTTGTCTAGTTTGTCTAGTTTGTCTAGTTTGTCTAGTTTGTCCAGTTCATCctgtttatctagtttatctagtttatctaatttatctagttcatccagCTGCAACACTTCATTAAGTTTATCCCACATGTTTAGTCTATTTTTAACTTTTAAGATGGCATATTAGTTAGGGATATAAAGACTTTAAAATTAGATGTCTCTCTAGTCTGTAGTAAAAGTTATATATAAAGGAGCTATTCTATAGCAAAGTAACTAGGgaaatagaataatataattagTTACTTAATATATaggcctatagctatagtagCTGTAATCTTTGCCTACTATAGCAGAGTTAAATATAACCTATTAAAATATACCTATCCTAATActacctatatatatataatacAGTTATTTAAGGAATCTAGTACCTCTCTAGTAGATTCTtaatagttttatagatTAGCTTTCTGTTAAGGGGACCTAGTTTAAAGCTTAACCTAGTAATATGTACTAAGATTAAGAATTACTCTGTTATAGTAGGTAGTGTATTTCCTAGTTTATAAACCATTCCTTAATTAGGACAGCCTACTATGGATTACTCTACTACCTCTAATCTAAATAAGATAAGAGACATACTATTCTAATCAGCAGATTTTTCTTGATTTTtagatatattaattatccttagattataatagaaattcaaAAGTAGTTAGTATACTTTAGGATGCTAACTGCTttaaatttctattatatatctttaccTGTAAATATCTCTACTACTCTTAGATattttttaataataatactattatttaattcctctctttAAGCTCTATTAAATAGTGTATTTTTTATTAAGATTAGTTGGGGTTATGTTGTTGACCTAAacccagaactccctatATAGAAATTTCATGAATACggaggggaatagatggcttgcctaggtataaaggaagaataggaagaatagTAGTAGAATAGAAAAGAATAGTAGAAGGGGAAAAATCTACGGATATCTTAAACTAATGTCTTGATTCCTTAATTGTAAATTTTTTctagctatagggtgattttAAGGGTGTAATTatagatgattccttctagcataggccattcgaatattaaatgatctcatagccgggtgatctcattaattagatcaccatttgctaatggttgaaatcgatgatgattgatgatgatctataaccataaggttagaaccatagcggatcaacccatgggtaTCAACGATCAACtatagcatggttttcaccaacacTATGCTACTAGCCTAggctagtagtagtagtaggaCACAGTGCACCTAGTAAATAGGGTTAGTGTAACTACACCTAGCAGGGACTAGGGGGCAACAAAGCAGCCCCTGGGGGGCGTGGGGCCCTGGGACAGCAGCCATGTGAGGCCCCCTGGGGCGCTCACAGGACCAGGCACTGGCTGGTCTGGCGTGGAGGGCGGGAGCACGGGCAGGGGCGGGGGGCGGTCGCTGGGGCGGGCGGGGGCGGGCCGATGGGGACCGCGGGAGCTTGCTCGTAGGTTCAAGACCTTGAgaagatatatatatgacATGAACGGAAAACGGTACCCAAACTGGCATATTCACCTTATGAATTCTTCGGTGTATGTTTATGGGGCGGTTCTATGTACATCTCTTGGGAACAAGGTAGTCTCACGGACGTCGTCCAGCCCAAGGAAACCCTGCAGCAGCCGATTGACACCCAAACCCAGACCACCATGAGGTGGCATACCAGACTTAAACGCCCCGACATAATGCTCCCACTCCTTGCCATCTGGGTCCATATTCCGGGAAGCCATAGCCTTGCAGACCGCCTCGTATTTGTGAATGCGCTGACTGCCTGAGCAGATCTCACGACCTCGCACAATGGTATCCCATGAGTTAGTGAATCCTGGAGCATCCGGACTTGGATGTGTATTAAAAGGGCGGCAAAATGCCGGGTATTGATCAATTGTAAAGATGTCAGTTTGACCGAGGTAAGGAGATTCGCGGAAATGCCGGCCCAGGGccgcttcctcctcttcacTACGGGGTTGATGACCTGTTAGCcctggaagatggaaaaAGAAACACAAAAGTAGGGTTAACGTCACCGCGCACCTTAAGTCATCTGTGTCCTCTGTCTTGAAGCCGAGCTCATCCCGAAGCATTCGCTTTGCCTCCTTAAATGAGATCCGAGGAATCTTTCCCTGTTCATCCAGACCGATACGAAAGTCCTGTGCAGTGGGATAGTGATTCTGAACAATTTCGATAAGATCCCGATATTTTTTGCGTTCTTGAAGGCCCTTGAGGACAAAGACAATCATTGagtccatcaaatccatcacTTCATAGTAGTTTTCCTCCAGGACCATAGCCGTACCTAGCAAAGTAAACTAGGAAAACAAAAAAGCATCAGCAACGAGTCTCATAACAGGCATGCAATGATGCAAAACACAGCCAAATTGGGGAGGAAGAATTACTCACCTCGGTCAGATGCCTCCCTGACGTACGAGACTTCACCTCAGCCCGGAAAGCAGGGCCAATATCGAAAACACGTTCCATATCCGTGGAAAGAACCATTTGATTCTGATACTGTGCGTTCTGTGCTAACCACGCATCACCTCCAAAATAAGGCAGGTGGAAGTATTCTTTGTCTCCTGCAACTGTATGGCTGATGATACGCGGCGAATGAATCCAGTGAAAACCGTTTGAGCCAAGAAACTCGACAATCAACTGACACATTCCTGAATGAAGCTTTAAAATGGCTCCGCTTCCCGCATTCCGCAGGTCTAAAAGGCGATTATCGAGTCTTCGTGCAAGGTCAAGCTCATTTCTATTGAATGAGGGCAGATCCGGACACGCCTCTGCAATTATTGTCAAGTTGGTCACATTGATCTCAGGGGTGGCTTTGTCGATGTGGCTTTTGCCATTCACCACACTTTTTTTGGGCTCGGCTTCGGCACTGGGAGAGGAATAATTGGTGATACGGACGAGAGATTCAGGACAAAGACCATTCAATCTCTCCCAAACTGATGTGCCGATTGAGCTAGCATCAATATTGGCTTTTATAACGCCTTCATTTGTTCGCAGTTCAAGGGTAACTCGTTTCAGTGGTTCAGTTGTTAAAACGGAATTGACTCGAGCGTCGAAACCTCCAGCCTGAGGAGTAATCTAAAGTGTGTGAAGATGGTTATTGAGGTTCGATACATCGCAAGGTCACAGCTAACTTACAACTGTCTGAGTCATAGCAGTAAACCGGTCTAAGGAGAGACTATGGTTTGAATTCGTCCTCCATGGTGTAAAAAAGAGATAATCGTTATGCAAGGAATTAAGGGAATTTAAAGTTGGTCTGAAAAGTAGAATACATCTTACTGCGGCCATGTACTTGCAAAGGACGAATGTGACAAGTCCAAAACTCCCACAATGACTAGTACAAGTAAGGAACTGCAGCTGGATCCAAGGTTTCTCACGAAGCTCTCTTAGCTCCGCGGTTCTAGAGACAAACAATGTAACTTGGGCGGGGTGCACATCATGGGCAGCCATGCATGATTCACCGCCGCTTCTCAAGGCCCATACTTCTCAATTCCATGCATCACTTTTCACCTTTGAACCCACTCAGGTTGGCATTCTCTTAGGTTTACCCAACTACTTTCTGGTGTGGGTGTGGAGGGTAAGCCTTAGTCATAGCATTCCCTAGGGACTTGAGTTGCATACAATTCTTGTATATGCCTTCTCGTCACCCCTTACACAACCCACAACAACTGATGATTGGCCGCAGGCCTGAACTTCAGAGCTGAGTTATGCTAATATGCTGCAGTATAATACAAGGCAGCACGAAGAAGTCATATTTCCCCTCATATCTTAATATTCTATCTGGAATTGCATCTCTGCTGCATACATGACCTCCAGAATGGActcatcttctgccagtcAAGCTCTGTGAGGCCGGAAAAGATAGAGAACCCCATTCCTTACTCTCTTAGCACCTGGTGGTGCAACCACACGATGCACTGTAGAGTGCAAGGACCCATTAGACCTAGCTGCCAGCTCATCGGCAACATTCACAAGGACTGAGCCCCCCACCACAGGAATTGTTAGCCATTCCTCTGTCCGCTCCCCATTTTCATCATAGATTGGCACTTGTGTAGTTTCCTCATCATACCAGAGCAGCGTAGCAAGACCAAAATCAGTGTGAGCGCCATTAATCACCTTTCCGGGTTCATGAATGGGGAACTTGTAGACGAATTTGAGGGCGGTGTCACTGGGAGTTGTGGAGTCGTCGCTCAATTCGGGAATAGTGATGCCGACACTGGCGCAAAGTTCAGCCAGAACTATTTGCAAGGCGCCATGGAAGGTTTCCATTGTTCGTGCGATGCGCTCTTGTTCCGGTTGTAGGGTTGCAGGCAACTCCCAGCTTCCAGCAGCGTACTCATCGCGAGGAATCTAGGGGATGGTGATCAGAGGCAGTCAATTGGTTGTTCTTGCTGGGGATACGCACCTCGTAGTACTCAAATCCTTTACTGGGGTGGTAACTGAGGATTCATTAGCAAATATGAACTAAAAGCTGGGCAGGATCGGTAGTACCCGCGCTCCACCCCCGTTCGAAGGGCTT from Aspergillus fumigatus Af293 chromosome 8, whole genome shotgun sequence includes the following:
- a CDS encoding putative aspartate-tRNA ligase, which encodes MAAHDVHPAQVTLFVSRTAELRELREKPWIQLQFLTCTSHCGSFGLVTFVLCKYMAAVRCILLFRPTLNSLNSLHNDYLFFTPWRTNSNHSLSLDRFTAMTQTVITPQAGGFDARVNSVLTTEPLKRVTLELRTNEGVIKANIDASSIGTSVWERLNGLCPESLVRITNYSSPSAEAEPKKSVVNGKSHIDKATPEINVTNLTIIAEACPDLPSFNRNELDLARRLDNRLLDLRNAGSGAILKLHSGMCQLIVEFLGSNGFHWIHSPRIISHTVAGDKEYFHLPYFGGDAWLAQNAQYQNQMVLSTDMERVFDIGPAFRAEVKSRTSGRHLTEFTLLGTAMVLEENYYEVMDLMDSMIVFVLKGLQERKKYRDLIEIVQNHYPTAQDFRIGLDEQGKIPRISFKEAKRMLRDELGFKTEDTDDLSEEEEAALGRHFRESPYLGQTDIFTIDQYPAFCRPFNTHPSPDAPGFTNSWDTIVRGREICSGSQRIHKYEAVCKAMASRNMDPDGKEWEHYVGAFKSGMPPHGGLGLGVNRLLQGFLGLDDVRETTLFPRDVHRTAP
- a CDS encoding putative oxidoreductase, 2OG-Fe(II) oxygenase family, translated to MDVQVPTKSLASLPIIDFEAIANKDVTEIQKLVQAGRTQGMFYLNLQGPRTNGVFDDIPTLFKAGNAFFSLPADCEEKTKALRTGVERGYHPSKGFEYYEIPRDEYAAGSWELPATLQPEQERIARTMETFHGALQIVLAELCASVGITIPELSDDSTTPSDTALKFVYKFPIHEPGKVINGAHTDFGLATLLWYDEETTQVPIYDENGERTEEWLTIPVVGGSVLVNVADELAARSNGSLHSTVHRVVAPPGAKRHNSALKFRPAANHQLLWVV